The following DNA comes from Halalkaliarchaeum sp. AArc-CO.
GCGGAAGATCGACGCCGAGGTGAACAGCCTGTGGGGAACCCGACAGGTTCGGGAGCGTCGTCCGGAGCCGACTGACGAAGCGCTGAACGTCCAGTGGTACCTCGAGAACACGCTGTTCGACGTGATCGGGGAGACGTACCGCGAACTCGAGTCGGTGGTCGACGAAGAGTTCGGCGACGTCGAGATCCCGAAGCTGTTCGAGTTCCGGTCGTGGGCCGGCAGCGACCGCGACGGCAACCCGTTCGTCACGCCGGAGGTGACCAGCGAGACGCTCTCGCGTCAGCGGTCGGTCGTCGTCGAGAAGTATCGCGACGAACTGAAGGTGCTGTCGGCGGCGCTCAGCCAGGACGGTGCCCGGTACGACACGGGACCGGCGTTCACCGAGCGGCTCGAGGCCGACAGAAACCGGTTCCCCGGGCTCGCATCGGAGATCGAAACCAGATATCCCGACGAGCCGTACCGCCAGAAGCTGCGCTTCATGCGCGAGCGGCTCGCCCGCGTCGACGACGTCCGGCCCGGAGAGTACGACGGCCCCGAGATGTTCATCGAGGACCTCGACGCGATCCACCGGAGTCTCCTCGCCAACGGCGGACAGGCAGTCGCCGCGGAGTTCGTCGAGCCGCTGCGCCGACAGGCCTCGACGTTCGGCTTCGCGTTGGCGTCGCTGGACGTTCGGGACCACCAGGAGAACCACACCGAGGCGGTCGCGGAGGCGCTGGAACGCCAGGAGATCGACTACCGCGAGCTCGACGAGGAGGAGCGCATCGAGCTGCTCACCGATGCGATCCTCCAGGAGGAGCCGGTGATCGACCCGTCGGATCCGGGGCTGGTCTCCGAGACCGCCACGCGGGTCCTGTCGCGGTTCGCCAGGCTGGCCGACTGGCAAGACGAGTACGGCATCCAGGCGATCGACACCTACTGCATCTCGATGACCGAGGAGTCCAGCCACGTGCTCGAGGTGCTGTTTTTGGCAGATCAGGCCGGCGTGGTCGCGCTCCCCGATCACTGCGGGATCGACGTGGTGCCGCTTTTGGAAACCGAGTACGCACTCGACGGCGCCGAGCGCATCATGGGTCGACTGTTCGAAAACGAGGCGTACGCACAGGCGCTCGCGACCCGGGGGAACACCCAGGAGGTGATGCTCGGTTACTCCGACTCCAACAAGGAGAACGGCTTCCTGGCTGCCAACTGGTCGCTGTACCGCAACCAGAAGCGACTCGCGGCGATCACCGACGCCTACGACGTCGACCTCCGGCTGTTCCACGGCCGCGGCGGGTCGATCTCCCGGGGCGGCGGGCCGATGAACGAGGCGCTGCTGGCGCTGCCAAACGAGACGGTGACCGGGCAGGTGAAGTTCACCGAGCAGGGCGAGGCGATCGCCGAGAAGTACGGCAACCCCGACATCGCCGAGCGCAACCTCGAACAGATGCTCGACGCCCAGGTTCGGTCGCGACACCGGGCGCTCGAAGAGCCCGTCGAGGCGGTAGAGGACGAGTGGCGCAAGGCGATGCAGACGATGGCGGACGCCGCCGGCGAGTCGTACCGAGAGCTGCTCGAAGCCGATGGCTTCGTCCAGTACTTCGAGCAGGCGACCCCGATCACGGTGATCGAGGACCTCAACCTGGGCTCCCGGCCGGCCTCCCGGACCGACGAGCGCAGCGTCGAGGACCTCCGGGCGATCCCGTGGGTGTTCTCCTGGACGCAGTCGCGGTGTATCCTCCCCGGCTGGTACTCACTGGCCTCCGGGATCGATGCGTATCTCGAGGCCGCAGCCGACGAGGAGGCCGCGCTCGAGACGCTCCAGGAGATGCACGACGAGTGGCCGTTCTTCCGGACGACGCTGGACAACGCCGCGGTGGCGCTGGCCCGAACCGACATGGAGATCGCCACGGAGTACGCCGAACTCGCGGACGCGGAACTGCGCGAGGAGTTCTTCCCGCATCTCCGGGCGGAGTACGAACGGGCAAGCGAGCTCGTCCGCACCATCACCGGCCGTGAGTCGCTGGAGCGCCGCGAGTGGCTCGAAGGGAGCCTCGAACGCCGCAACCCGTACGTCGATCCGCTAAACCTACTACAGGTGGATCTGCTCGACCGGACCCACCGCACGCCCGAAGAGGAGCGCACCCTCCGGCTGACGGTCAACGGGATCGCTGCCGGAATGAAGAACACGGGATAGCGCGGGCCCGGGATAGCTCGAACGTCGTAACGATCGCTTTCCGTTACCGACCCAGCTGCAGGAGCCGCGGTTCGAACAGGTACGCCGTCACACCGAGGACCGCACCGATCGCACCCGCGAGAGGGAACAGTCCCGCGTAGCCGAACGGCAAGTCGCCGTCGAGCAGGAGGTACCCCTGTGCGACGACGAGGAACACGAGCGCGCCGATTACCCCCCACAGCAGCGCCGATTTCCGTCGATCGCGGGGATGGATCGGGGGACCGTCGTCAGCCATCACTCGGGGGCGGCGTCCGGAACGACGGCGACGGCCTCGACCTCGACGCCGACGCCCTTCGGCAGCGCGCCCGCCTGGACCGCCGACCGGGCAGGCGGTTCCTCCTCGAAGTAGGTGCCGTACGTCTCGTTCATCTCCTCGAAGTCGTCGATGTCAGCGAGGAACACCGTCGTCTTCAACACGTCCTCCGGGCCGGCGCCGGCCTCCTCGAGCACCGCGAGCAGGTTGTCGAGTGCCAGCTCCGTCTGCTCTGCGATCGGGGCGTCATCGAGCAGTTCGCCGTCCGTCGTCAGCGGGATCTGTCCGGCCGTGAACACGAGTTCGCCGGTCGTCGTCGCCTGACTGTACGCGCCCACTGCCGCCGGTGCCTCGTCGGTACTGATGATCTGCTTCATGCGGTTTCCTTTCGTCGCCCGGGGTTCATTAATGGTTCTTCCTGCGCTAGGTCTGCCGGATCCGATGCCGAGGACGATGCGGACACCTCCGGTGCAATATCGACAGCACCTAAACCGCCCCGCGTGTAGCCTCGCGTATGTTCACCGGCATCGTCGAGCGGAGCGGGGAGATCGTCGGCGTCGAACGCACCGAAGACGGGCGACGGCTCGCGATCGCGGCGCCCGGAATCGAGGACGTCCACCACGGACAGTCGATCGCGATCAGCGGCGTCTGCCTCACCGTCGAGCGACACGGCAAAGAGGTCGAGATCGTCGAAGCCCGCCCAGAGCTGGGGGACGCCCCGGGGGCCGACGATCCCGAGGCGGGCAGCGTCTTCGAGGTGTTTCTCGCGAGCGAAACCGTAGACAAGACGTACCTCGGGGAGCTGGGCGTCGGCGACCGGGTGAACCTCGAGCGCGC
Coding sequences within:
- the ppc gene encoding phosphoenolpyruvate carboxylase yields the protein MELHDRSVRRDVRELGALLGDVLETQTSTESFETVEELRTDAISYREGDLDTRNPIRDRIDELSPDEASVIARAFTVYFELINLAEERERVRAVRRGRQEHTLEDTFDRTVSELAEQGVDGEQLQAILDDVLVEPTFTAHPTEARRGTVKAKLRSIAEHIEELDERRLTDREREALWRKIDAEVNSLWGTRQVRERRPEPTDEALNVQWYLENTLFDVIGETYRELESVVDEEFGDVEIPKLFEFRSWAGSDRDGNPFVTPEVTSETLSRQRSVVVEKYRDELKVLSAALSQDGARYDTGPAFTERLEADRNRFPGLASEIETRYPDEPYRQKLRFMRERLARVDDVRPGEYDGPEMFIEDLDAIHRSLLANGGQAVAAEFVEPLRRQASTFGFALASLDVRDHQENHTEAVAEALERQEIDYRELDEEERIELLTDAILQEEPVIDPSDPGLVSETATRVLSRFARLADWQDEYGIQAIDTYCISMTEESSHVLEVLFLADQAGVVALPDHCGIDVVPLLETEYALDGAERIMGRLFENEAYAQALATRGNTQEVMLGYSDSNKENGFLAANWSLYRNQKRLAAITDAYDVDLRLFHGRGGSISRGGGPMNEALLALPNETVTGQVKFTEQGEAIAEKYGNPDIAERNLEQMLDAQVRSRHRALEEPVEAVEDEWRKAMQTMADAAGESYRELLEADGFVQYFEQATPITVIEDLNLGSRPASRTDERSVEDLRAIPWVFSWTQSRCILPGWYSLASGIDAYLEAAADEEAALETLQEMHDEWPFFRTTLDNAAVALARTDMEIATEYAELADAELREEFFPHLRAEYERASELVRTITGRESLERREWLEGSLERRNPYVDPLNLLQVDLLDRTHRTPEEERTLRLTVNGIAAGMKNTG
- a CDS encoding Rid family detoxifying hydrolase — its product is MKQIISTDEAPAAVGAYSQATTTGELVFTAGQIPLTTDGELLDDAPIAEQTELALDNLLAVLEEAGAGPEDVLKTTVFLADIDDFEEMNETYGTYFEEEPPARSAVQAGALPKGVGVEVEAVAVVPDAAPE